The following are from one region of the Sorghum bicolor cultivar BTx623 chromosome 2, Sorghum_bicolor_NCBIv3, whole genome shotgun sequence genome:
- the LOC8058366 gene encoding cysteine-rich and transmembrane domain-containing protein A: MSYYGQQPPVGVPPQQGYPGKDGYPPAGYPPAGYPPPAQGYPPQGYPQQGYPPQYAQPPPQQQQSSGPSFMEGCLAALCCCCLLDACF, from the exons atgagctaCTACGGCCAGCAGCCCCCCGTCGGCGTCCCGCCGCAGCAAG GCTACCCGGGGAAGGACGGCTACCCGCCAGCGGGGTACCCGCCGGCCGGCTACCCCCCTCCGGCGCAGGGCTACCCGCCGCAGGGGTACCCGCAGCAGGGCTACCCGCCGCAGTACGCTCAGCCGCCtccacagcagcagcagagcaGCGGGCCTTCCTTCATGGAGGGATG CTTGGCtgccctctgctgctgctgcctcctGGACGCCTGCTTCTGA
- the LOC8078969 gene encoding probable amino-acid acetyltransferase NAGS1, chloroplastic: protein MATSAVVARLAGEASRPKVLASANGLSSSRSRVAVKRRWRGRGVRCCAAGSSGGGAGAGAVVPGEEFVGFFREAWPYIRGHRGSTFVVVMSSEVVSGPHFDRVLQDISLLHGLGIKFILVPGTHVQIDKLLSERGKKAKYVGQYRITDKDSRDAAMDAAGRIRLTIEAKLSPGPPMLNLRRHGVIGRWHGLVDNIASGNFLGAKRRGVVNGIDYGFTGEVTKIDVSRIRERLDSDSIVVVSNMGYSSSGEVLNCNTYEVATACALAMEADKLICIVDGQIFDEHGRVIHYMSIEEADLLIRKRAKQSDIAASYVKVVDEEGINSLHKGDNGSSLSAKAHINGYAASFQSGLGFNNGNSVYSGEQGFAIGGEERLSGSNAASFQNGLGFNNGNGFYSGEQGFAIGGEERLSRSNGYISELAAAAYVCHGGVQRVHVIDGSVDGSLLLELFTRDGSGTMIARDVYEGTRMAIAEDLPGIRKIIRPLEDSGVLVRRTDAELLEALESFYVVERDGSIIACAALFPFPEEKSGEVAAIAVSEECRGRGQGDKLLDYVEKVALSLGLEKLFLLTTRTADWFVRRGFSECSIESIPEQRRKRINLSRGSKYYIKQLQPKPAGVNANNFVIR, encoded by the exons ATGGCCACCTCGGCGGTCGTGGCCCGCCTCGCTGGCGAGGCCTCGCGGCCCAAGGTCCTAGCCTCCGCAAATGGACTCTCATCCTCGCGGTCGCGGGTAGCCGTTAAGCGCCGCTGGCGGGGCCGAGGCGTCCGGTGCTGCGCGGCTGGTAGCTCCGGTgggggcgccggcgccggcgccgtggTCCCCGGGGAGGAGTTTGTGGGGTTCTTCCGAGAGGCGTGGCCGTACATCCGGGGCCACCGTGGGAGCACCTTCGTGGTCGTCATGTCCAGCGAGGTAGTGTCCGGGCCGCACTTCGACCGCGTTCTGCAG GACATATCACTTCTCCATGGTCTGGGGATTAAATTTATTCTTGTTCCAGGAACACATGTCCAAATTGATAAGCTGTTATCAGAAAGAG GGAAGAAGGCCAAGTATGTTGGTCAGTACAGAATTACTGATAAAGATTCGAGAGATGCTGCAATGGATGCAGCTGGTAGGATACGGTTGACAATAGAAGCTAAACTTTCTCCTGGTCCTCCAATGTTAAATCTCCGTAGGCATGGTGTTATTGGACGTTGGCATGGTCTTGTGGATAACATTGCAAGTGGAAACTTCCTTGGTGCTAAG AGAAGAGGAGTGGTTAATGGAATTGACTACGGATTCACTGGTGAAGTTACGAAAATAGACGTTTCACGGATAAGAGAAAGGCTTGATAGTGATAGCATAGTTGTTGTCAGCAACATGGGATACTCAAGTTCAGGAGAAGTGTTAAATTGCAA CACCTACGAGGTTGCTACTGCATGCGCTTTAGCCATGGAGGCAGATAAACTTATCTGCATTGTAGATGGTCAGATATTTGATGAGCATGGACGAGTCATTCATTATATGTCTATTGAGGAGGCAGATTTGTTGATTAGAAAGCGTGCTAAGCAAAGTGATATCGCTGCAAGTTATGTCAAGGTTGTGGATGAGGAAGGCATCAATTCTCTGCATAAAGGGGACAACGGATCATCATTGAGTGCCAAGGCTCATATAAATGGGTATGCTGCTTCTTTTCAAAGCGGATTGGGTTTTAACAATGGAAACAGTGTTTATTCTGGTGAGCAAGGGTTTGCTATTGGTGGTGAAGAGCGGTTAAGCGGATCAAATGCTGCTTCTTTTCAAAATGGATTGGGTTTTAACAACGGAAATGGTTTTTATTCTGGTGAGCAAGGGTTTGCTATTGGTGGTGAAGAGCGGTTAAGCAGATCAAATGGCTATATTTCTGAGTTAGCTGCGGCAGCATATGTGTGCCAT GGTGGCGTTCAAAGAGTTCATGTTATAGATGGATCTGTAGATGGATCACTGCTATTAGAATTGTTTACGAGAGATGGATCAGGAACAATGATAGCTAG GGATGTTTACGAAGGAACAAGGATGGCTATAGCGGAAGATCTTCCTGGCATAAGAAAAATTATTCGGCCGCTGGAGGATTCTGGCGTTTTGGTGCGCAGAACAGATGCAGAG CTTCTTGAAGCGTTAGAATCATTTTATGTTGTTGAAAGAGATGGTTCAATCATCGCTTGTGCTGCTCTATTTCCATTTCCCGAGGAAAAATCTGGTGAAGTTGCTGCAATTGCTGTATCTGAAGAATGTCGAGGAAGAGGTCAGGGGGACAAGTTACTTG ATTACGTCGAGAAGGTGGCATTATCCCTTGGTCTCGAGAAACTATTCTTGCTTACTACACGAACTGCAGACTG GTTTGTGCGGCGTGGCTTTTCAGAGTGCTCAATTGAATCTATCCCCGAGCAGAGGAGAAAACGTATCAATTTGTCCCGTGGATCCAAGTATTATATAAAGCAGCTGCAGCCAAAGCCTGCTGGGGTTAACGCGAACAATTTTGTCATCAGATGA
- the LOC8058367 gene encoding uncharacterized protein LOC8058367: MAMVQPADTAVKANEILARFRPIAPKPTLATAAAAASPVAQAAAEGVVAANRVLCHLQSRPCRARKRGRPTVVPVSPPKSGSGAQSPAKRKRAATPYPPLRCAAATACSASAVVPVSARLPLASLPPASAGAEDLAKVAAAEGRDVPVERDLLRKLLEPKVISPRAVRPVCSAIHVGCIHRTDATCTAAASKTAAQVEAELEVDALPAVVSDSSNRVRLVNDAYKEMVGQPECPWLYAVAATSRRISGEVALVVADQSSLPETYGVFTCTAKIEWEDDGKVTSIAVPCDVSRLHCESRDYLFTWRFRTADADASVGHSSEEISES, translated from the coding sequence ATGGCCATGGTGCAGCCGGCGGACACGGCCGTCAAGGCCAACGAGATCCTGGCACGGTTCCGGCCCATCGCGCCCAAGCCCACACTGGCGaccgcggccgcggcggcgtcgCCCGTGGCGCAGGCCGCGGCCGAGGGCGTCGTGGCCGCGAACCGCGTGCTGTGCCATCTGCAGAGCAGGCCGTGCCGCGCGCGGAAACGTGGCCGCCCCACCGTCGTGCCGGTGTCGCCGCCCAAGTCGGGCTCGGGCGCGCAGTCGCCCGCCAAGCGGAAGAGAGCGGCGACGCCGTACCCGCCTCTCCGGTGCGCGGCGGCCACGGCCTGCTCTGCGTCCGCGGTCGTCCCGGTCAGTGCGCGCCTCCCTCTGGCGTCGCTCCCGCCGGCGAGTGCGGGTGCCGAGGACCTCGCcaaggtggcggcggcggaggggagGGACGTCCCCGTGGAGCGCGACCTGCTGCGGAAGCTGCTGGAGCCCAAGGTCATCTCGCCGCGGGCGGTGCGCCCCGTGTGCTCCGCCATCCACGTCGGGTGCATCCACCGCACCGACGCGACCtgcaccgccgccgcctcgaagaCGGCGGCACAGGTGGAGGCGGAGCTGGAGGTCGACGCGCTCCCGGCGGTGGTCTCCGACTCCAGCAACCGCGTCCGGCTCGTGAACGACGCGTACAAGGAGATGGTGGGGCAGCCCGAGTGCCCGTGGCTCTACGCCGTGGCGGCCACGTCGAGGAGGATCAGTGGGGAAGTGGCGCTGGTGGTAGCCGACCAGTCCTCCCTGCCGGAGACGTACGGGGTGTTCACATGCACGGCAAAGATCGAGTGGGAGGACGACGGGAAGGTCACCTCCATCGCCGTACCCTGCGACGTCAGCCGGCTGCACTGCGAGTCCAGAGACTACCTCTTCACCTGGAGGTTCCGtaccgccgacgccgacgcatcCGTTGGCCACAGCTCCGAGGAGATTAGTGAGAGTTAG
- the LOC8078970 gene encoding NADH dehydrogenase [ubiquinone] iron-sulfur protein 4, mitochondrial, protein MAAPLRRSLPSLGRALLTPAPARMLSAEASDALVEIKPGEIGMVSGIPEEHLRRKVLIYSPARTASQQGSGKVGRWKINFLSTQKWENPLMGWTSTGDPYANVGEAGLTFDSAESAKAFAEKHGWNYVVRKRHTPLLKPKAYAENFKWRGPPKAEQA, encoded by the exons ATGGCCGCCCCGCTCCGGCGGAGCCTCCCCTCCCTTGGCCGCGCGCTTCTCACGCCGGCTCCGGCGCGGATGCTCTCCGCGGAGGCCTCCGATGCCCTCGTCGAGATCAAGCCTGGGGAGATCGGGATGGTCTCCGGCATCCCTGAGGAGCACCTCCGCCGCAAG GTTTTAATTTATTCACCAGCTAGGACTGCATCCCAGCAAGGTTCAGGCAAAGTCGGGAGGTGGAAAATTAACTTTTTGTCAACCCAAAA GTGGGAGAACCCGTTGATGGGATGGACATCTACTGGGGACCCATATGCTAATGTCGGTGAAGCAGGACTTACATTCGACAGTGCGGAGTCAGCAAAGGCGTTTGCTGAAAAACATGGATGGAATTATGTG GTTCGGAAACGCCATACACCTCTTCTGAAG CCTAAGGCTTACGCTGAGAACTTCAAGTGGAGAGGCCCTCCGAAGGCGGAGCAAGCATGA
- the LOC8058368 gene encoding uncharacterized protein LOC8058368 — protein sequence MREKMFCGAGNFKDVDKEEGAAAAGAAAGKPAAAKAKTKAKQGKNSNPYASRGLDKFSVVLSELESKREKILRRAGSDVDADHLMVRFVQSEKKGWVPIVVKLPHEEEEQAAAGAKKRQGKQSSKPASQSSSAPPTEPSSPKEDPVAVQAKATVPPAKKSKAGGVRWSWAWGRKMVMRPCYYWPLAMTLLLLCLVVFGRVFAICCTSIWWYLLPILNGEEALGAGRSPATTATKARKDVGGIKAGDKLAVAPRDSHGKRSSSAGAAHEIISARSHAHRKKG from the coding sequence ATGCGAGAAAAGATGTTCTGCGGCGCGGGCAATTTCAAGGACGTCGACAAGGAGGAgggcgcggccgccgccggcgccgccgccgggaagcCGGCCGCCGCCAAGGCGAAGACGAAGGCGAAGCAGGGGAAGAACAGCAACCCCTACGCGTCGCGGGGGCTGGACAAGTTCTCCGTCGTGCTGTCCGAGCTGGAGTCCAAGCGGGAGAAGATCCTGCGGCGCGCCGGCTCGGACGTCGACGCCGACCATCTCATGGTCCGGTTCGTGCAGTCGGAGAAGAAAGGGTGGGTGCCCATCGTCGTCAAGCTCccgcacgaggaggaggagcaggctgCCGCCGGCGCCAAGAAGAGGCAGGGCAAGCAGAGCAGCAAGCCGGCCTCGCAGTCGTCGTCGGCGCCGCCCACGGAGCCTTCCAGCCCCAAGGAAGACCCCGTGGCGGTGCAGGCGAAGGCAACCGTGCCGCCGGCGAAGAAGAGCAAGGCCGGCGGCGTGAGGTGGTCCTGGGCGTGGGGAAGGAAGATGGTGATGAGGCCGTGCTATTACTGGCCGCTGGCCAtgacgctgctgctgctgtgcctcgTGGTGTTCGGGAGGGTGTTCGCCATCTGCTGCACCTCCATTTGGTGGTACCTCTTGCCGATCTTGAACGGGGAGGAAGCCCTGGGCGCCGGGAGATCAccggcgacgacggcgacgaaggCACGCAAGGATGTTGGCGGCATCAAGGCCGGCGACAAACTAGCGGTGGCGCCGCGTGACTCGCATGGCAAGAGGAGTAGCAGCGCTGGCGCCGCTCATGAGATTATTTCAGCCAGAAGCCATGCACATCGAAAGAAGGGGTAA
- the LOC8078971 gene encoding uncharacterized protein LOC8078971 isoform X1, giving the protein MSAASALRPTELFPLPSGLSLSPRLKLLLTFFRADLTVRPLDEWQLKSALLAFLRDPPLSLPLLPDSDLSVSRLPDLQKRRREEPVASGVLHVRDLTFLRPRKGDGEAEEMTREQEEEKYFEWRNTLVQKLEGIELNLEGVKFRMTVEIPSSDDFRTMKKSWEDFYSSELLNSRNPVRKIAKRPDTIIVRGVPSRWFAETRVSSKPSTLVTHTIFSALGKIGNLKIANDDEIEAKGDGASKELISGLNCKVWVQFENYDDFHDAMKALCGRSLEKEGSRLKVDYDVTWDREGFFRIAQYEPAGNNSGERDSSASVHGRRKHHTSRIESDYRKRFRD; this is encoded by the exons ATGTCCGCTGCCTCGGCGCTCCGGCCGACCGAGCTATTTCCCCTCCCTAGCGGGCTCTCCCTTTCGCCGCGCCTCAAGCTTCTGCTCACCTTCTTCCGCGCCGACCTTACCGTCCGGCCCCTCGACGAGTGGCAGCTCAAGTCCGCCCTCCTCGCCTTCCTCCGCGACccgcctctctccctcccgctccTCCCCGACTCCGACCTCTCCGTGAGCCGCCTCCCTGACCTCCAGAAGCGCCGCCGCGAGGAGCCCGTAGCCTCTGGGGTCCTCCACGTTCGCGACCTCACCTTCCTCCGCCCCCGCAAGGGCGACGGCGAGGCCGAGGAGATGACCcgggagcaggaggaggagaagtACTTCGAGTGGCGGAACACCCTGGTCCAGAAGCTCGAAGGCATCGAGCTCAACCTCGAGGGAGTGAAGTTCCGGATGACCGTTGAGATCCCGTCGTCCGACGACTTCAGAACGATGAAGAAGTCATGGGAGGATTTCTACTCCTCCGAGCTACTCAATAGCA GGAATCCGGTGAGAAAGATAGCAAAAAGGCCAGACACTATTATCGTCCGTGGCGTGCCTTCCAGATGGTTTGCGGAGACAAGAGTATCATCCAAACCTTCCACGCTGGTCACCCACACTATTTTCTCAGCTCTTGGTAAAATAGG CAACCTAAAAATTGCCAATGATGATGAGATAGAAGCTAAAGGAGATGGAGCCAGTAAGGAGCTCATATCTGGACTTAATTGCAAAGTTTGGGTGCAATTTGAGAACTATGATGACTTCCACGATGCAATGAAGGCATTATGTGGACGCTCTTTAGAGAAG GAAGGATCTCGGTTGAAAGTAGACTATGACGTGACCTGGGACCGTGAAGGTTTCTTTCGCATTGCTCAATATGAGCCAGCTGGTAACAATTCAGGGGAGAGGGATTCATCAGCATCGGTTCATGGCCGGAGGAAACATCACACTTCACGCATTGAGTCAGATTATAGGAAGAGATTCAGG GATTGA
- the LOC8078971 gene encoding uncharacterized protein LOC8078971 isoform X2: MSAASALRPTELFPLPSGLSLSPRLKLLLTFFRADLTVRPLDEWQLKSALLAFLRDPPLSLPLLPDSDLSVSRLPDLQKRRREEPVASGVLHVRDLTFLRPRKGDGEAEEMTREQEEEKYFEWRNTLVQKLEGIELNLEGVKFRMTVEIPSSDDFRTMKKSWEDFYSSELLNSRNPVRKIAKRPDTIIVRGVPSRWFAETRVSSKPSTLVTHTIFSALGKIGNLKIANDDEIEAKGDGASKELISGLNCKVWVQFENYDDFHDAMKALCGRSLEKDLG, translated from the exons ATGTCCGCTGCCTCGGCGCTCCGGCCGACCGAGCTATTTCCCCTCCCTAGCGGGCTCTCCCTTTCGCCGCGCCTCAAGCTTCTGCTCACCTTCTTCCGCGCCGACCTTACCGTCCGGCCCCTCGACGAGTGGCAGCTCAAGTCCGCCCTCCTCGCCTTCCTCCGCGACccgcctctctccctcccgctccTCCCCGACTCCGACCTCTCCGTGAGCCGCCTCCCTGACCTCCAGAAGCGCCGCCGCGAGGAGCCCGTAGCCTCTGGGGTCCTCCACGTTCGCGACCTCACCTTCCTCCGCCCCCGCAAGGGCGACGGCGAGGCCGAGGAGATGACCcgggagcaggaggaggagaagtACTTCGAGTGGCGGAACACCCTGGTCCAGAAGCTCGAAGGCATCGAGCTCAACCTCGAGGGAGTGAAGTTCCGGATGACCGTTGAGATCCCGTCGTCCGACGACTTCAGAACGATGAAGAAGTCATGGGAGGATTTCTACTCCTCCGAGCTACTCAATAGCA GGAATCCGGTGAGAAAGATAGCAAAAAGGCCAGACACTATTATCGTCCGTGGCGTGCCTTCCAGATGGTTTGCGGAGACAAGAGTATCATCCAAACCTTCCACGCTGGTCACCCACACTATTTTCTCAGCTCTTGGTAAAATAGG CAACCTAAAAATTGCCAATGATGATGAGATAGAAGCTAAAGGAGATGGAGCCAGTAAGGAGCTCATATCTGGACTTAATTGCAAAGTTTGGGTGCAATTTGAGAACTATGATGACTTCCACGATGCAATGAAGGCATTATGTGGACGCTCTTTAGAGAAG GATCTCGGTTGA
- the LOC8058369 gene encoding FBD-associated F-box protein At5g60610: MRHGLDPRTLDIYEEMVLNFIYRFLPKPSVSVAATLSCAAADAEKRDGVDRISGLPDDLLRCVVACLPAKDGARTAVLSTRWRGLWCSVPLVLVDTHFLPRGGAEGRPPSPGFVSHAVRRAVSDALRAHPGPFPFVSISCQFMEAVDADRAVLARCCASLRRLYLGAWIFVDTATLPHGASFPSLQELVLGAIVLEDRDLDFLLSASPVLEILTFIGSGLRARLASHSLRCAQFCLCFVEEVSVLDAPCLERLFIWRCPSSSVRVKIGHAPQLRMLGYLEPGVHVLEIGNTVIKSTTKPSPKTTVPSVRMLALDLQFRIHNEVKMLPSFLRCFPNVETLCIQSEKPVEPTDCLNVKFWEEAGPIKCVQSNLKRLMLREFHGDDNEFAFLMYIAENAKFCLVIWSVVTCEPYQPVCHYHSTAHMVVGADVVIWWDD, from the exons ATGCGACACGGGCTGGATCCGCGGACGCTTGACATCTACGAGGAAATGGTGCTCAACTTCATCTACCGTTTCCTCCCCAAGCCTTCGGTCTCTGTTgccgccaccctgtcctgcgCCGCCGCTGACGCCGAGAAACGCGATGGAGTCGACCGCATCAGCGGCCTCCCCGACGACCTCCTCCGCTGCGTTGTCGCCTGCCTCCCCGCTAAGGACGGCGCCCGCACCGCCGTGCTCTCTACGCGCTGGCGCGGCCTCTGGTGCTCGGTGCCCCTCGTCCTCGTGGACACCCATTTCCTCCCCCGCGGCGGCGCAGAGGGCCGGCCCCCGAGCCCTGGCTTCGTCTCGCACGCCGTTCGCCGCGCCGTTTCCGACGCCCTCCGCGCGCATCCTGGACCGTTCCCCTTCGTCAGCATCTCTTGCCAGTTCATGGAAGCCGTCGATGCGGACCGCGCCGTGCTCGCTCGCTG CTGTGCCTCCCTTCGCCGCCTGTATCTCGGCGCATGGATTTTCGTCGACACAGCCACTCTCCCACATGGCGCCTCCTTCCCCAGTCTGCAGGAGCTCGTCCTAGGTGCTATCGTACTGGAGGACCGCGACCTCGACTTCCTGCTCTCCGCGAGTCCGGTGCTTGAGATCCTGACCTTTATTGGAAGT GGTTTGCGCGCCCGTCTTGCCAGCCACAGCCTACGCTGCGCACAGTTCTGTCTATGCTTTGTTGAAGAAGTGTCGGTACTGGACGCCCCATGCCTGGAGCGGCTCTTCATCTGGAGATGCCCAAGCTCAAGCGTGAGAGTCAAGATTGGCCATGCTCCTCAGTTGAGAATGCTGGGTTACCTGGAGCCAGGAGTGCACGTACTGGAGATTGGCAACACCGTTATCAAG TCAACAACAAAGCCAAGTCCTAAAACGACTGTTCCAAGCGTGCGGATGTTGGCACTGGACCTGCAGTTCAGAATTCACAATGAGGTCAAGATGCTGCCAAGTTTTCTGAGATGTTTTCCCAATGTTGAAACACTGTGTATCCAG TCAGAAAAACCTGTTGAGCCCACCGATTGCCTGAACGTCAAGTTTTGGGAAGAAGCTGGTCCCATCAAGTGCGTGCAGTCAAACCTCAAGAGACTTATGCTCCGGGAGTTTCATGGAGATGACAATGAGTTTGCTTTTCTTATGTATATTGCTGAAAATGCCAAG TTCTGTCTGGTGATCTGGTCTGTGGTGACTTGTGAACCGTATCAGCCTGTATGCCACTACCACAGCACTGCCCACATGGTTGTAGGCGCTGATGTTGTTATATG GTGGGACGACTAG
- the LOC8058370 gene encoding GDSL esterase/lipase At3g26430 has protein sequence MATAATATGTAGSRAAALPLLLLLLSLALPLRAYGAGGDCHFPAVFNFGDSNSDTGGLSSLFGAAPPPNGRTFFGMPAGRYCDGRLVIDFIAESLGLTHLSAYLNSIGSNFTQGANFATAGSSIRRQNTSLFVSGFSPISLDVQFWEFEQFINRSQLVYNNKGGIYRQILPRAEYFSQALYTFDIGQNDITSGYFVNNSTEEVEAIIPDLMERLTSIIQSVYARGGRYFWIHNTGPLGCLPYALLHRPDLATPADGTGCSVTYNKVAQLFNLRLKETVASLRKTHPDAAFTYVDVYTAKYKLISQAKKLGFDDPLLTCCGYGGGRYNLDLSIGCGGKMQVNGTSVVVGNSCEDPSKRVSWDGVHFTEAANKFVFDQIVAGVLSDPPVALRQACHSRGQ, from the exons ATGGCCACGGCCGCGACTGCCACCGGCACCGCGGGGAGCAGAGCAGCcgcgctgccgctgctgctgctgcttctctcGTTGGCGCTGCCGCTGCGGGCCTACGGCGCGGGCGGCGACTGCCACTTCCCGGCCGTGTTCAACTTCGGCGACTCCAACTCGGACACGGGCGGGCTGTCGTCGCTCTtcggcgccgcgccgccgcccaaCGGCAGGACCTTCTTCGGCATGCCCGCCGGCCGCTACTGCGACGGTCGCCTCGTCATCGACTTCATCG CTGAAAGCCTGGGACTAACTCACCTCAGCGCGTACCTGAACTCAATTGGAAGCAACTTCACACAGGGAGCCAATTTTGCAACAGCTGGTTCGTCAATCAGAAGACAGAATACATCTCTGTTCGTCTCAGGCTTCAGCCCCATTTCCTTGGACGTGCAGTTCTGGGAGTTTGAACAATTCATCAACAGAAGCCAACTCGTCTACAACAACAAAG GCGGTATCTACAGGCAGATCCTACCAAGGGCAGAGTACTTCTCCCAGGCACTTTACACCTTCGACATCGGTCAAAATGACATCACCTCGGGCTACTTTGTTAACAATAGCACTGAAGAAGTCGAAGCCATAATCCCTGATCTCATGGAGAGGCTCACATCTATAATCCAG AGCGTGTACGCGCGTGGAGgaaggtatttctggatccacaACACAGGGCCGCTCGGCTGCCTGCCCTACGCGCTGCTGCACCGCCCTGACCTCGCCACTCCAGCGGACGGCACCGGCTGCTCCGTCACGTACAACAAGGTCGCGCAGCTCTTCAACCTCAGGCTCAAGGAGACCGTGGCGAGCCTCCGGAAGACGCACCCTGACGCCGCGTTCACCTACGTCGACGTCTACACCGCCAAGTACAAGCTCATCAGCCAAGCCAAGAAGCTCG GCTTCGATGACCCTCTGCTGACCTGCTGCGGGTACGGCGGCGGCCGGTACAACTTAGACCTGAGCATCGGCTGCGGCGGGAAGATGCAGGTGAACGGGACGTCGGTGGTGGTGGGGAACTCGTGCGAGGACCCCTCCAAGAGGGTGAGCTGGGACGGCGTGCACTTCACCGAGGCCGCCAACAAGTTCGTGTTCGACCAGATCGTCGCCGGCGTGCTCTCTGACCCGCCCGTGGCGCTGAGGCAGGCGTGCCATAGCAGAGGGCAATGA